The proteins below come from a single Desulfurobacterium atlanticum genomic window:
- the rpsQ gene encoding 30S ribosomal protein S17, with product MAETRVNRRKVRVGVVVSDKMDKTVVVRVTREFRHPVYGKRVKFSKKYMAHDESNQCQIGDVVKIMETRPLSKRKRWRVIEVIEKAKKLG from the coding sequence ATGGCAGAAACAAGAGTTAATAGAAGAAAAGTAAGAGTTGGAGTTGTTGTTAGTGATAAGATGGATAAAACTGTAGTTGTTCGTGTTACAAGGGAGTTTAGACATCCTGTTTACGGTAAGCGTGTTAAGTTTTCCAAGAAATATATGGCACATGATGAGAGCAATCAGTGTCAGATAGGGGATGTTGTGAAAATAATGGAAACCAGACCCTTATCTAAGCGTAAAAGATGGAGAGTTATAGAGGTTATTGAAAAGGCCAAGAAACTTGGCTAA
- the rpmC gene encoding 50S ribosomal protein L29, with protein sequence MKKYTEDLRAKSTEELRNMVAELKESLLKMRFKNAFGQLESTADIRKTRRQIARILTILRERGVKL encoded by the coding sequence ATGAAAAAATACACAGAAGATTTAAGAGCTAAAAGCACTGAAGAGCTTAGAAATATGGTTGCCGAGCTTAAAGAATCTCTTCTTAAGATGAGATTTAAAAACGCTTTCGGGCAACTTGAAAGCACTGCTGATATAAGGAAAACGAGAAGGCAGATAGCCCGTATTTTAACTATCCTTAGAGAGCGTGGGGTGAAGCTCTAA
- the rpsC gene encoding 30S ribosomal protein S3, whose translation MGQKVHPVGFRLGITKDWESKWVAKEKGKYVNFLHEDLKIRNLIKQKYYHAGIARIDIERTLDKINIRIWAARPGLLIARKGAQVKELRRILEGLTGKSVHINIEEVKTPQLNAQLVAENVAAQLERRVAFRRAMKRVIADAMRAGAKGIKVQCAGRLGGADMARIEWYREGRVPLQTIRADIDYGTAVAQTKYGVIGVKVWIYKGDVYKDETEEILKRLEKEVKEEMARGE comes from the coding sequence TTGGGACAGAAAGTACATCCAGTAGGATTTAGGCTTGGAATAACAAAGGATTGGGAATCCAAGTGGGTTGCCAAGGAGAAAGGTAAGTATGTTAACTTTCTCCACGAAGATTTAAAGATTAGAAATCTTATCAAGCAGAAGTATTATCACGCAGGTATAGCCAGAATAGATATTGAAAGGACGCTTGATAAAATCAACATTAGAATATGGGCGGCAAGGCCGGGACTTCTCATAGCAAGAAAAGGAGCTCAAGTTAAAGAACTTAGAAGGATACTTGAGGGATTGACTGGAAAATCCGTGCACATAAACATTGAGGAAGTAAAGACACCTCAGTTAAATGCTCAGCTTGTTGCTGAAAATGTTGCTGCTCAGCTAGAGCGCCGTGTGGCGTTCAGGCGTGCAATGAAAAGAGTAATTGCTGATGCTATGAGAGCAGGTGCGAAGGGTATAAAAGTTCAGTGTGCTGGAAGACTTGGTGGCGCCGATATGGCAAGGATAGAATGGTACAGAGAAGGAAGGGTTCCTTTACAAACTATCCGTGCAGATATAGATTATGGCACGGCAGTAGCCCAAACTAAGTATGGTGTTATTGGCGTTAAAGTGTGGATTTACAAGGGTGATGTTTACAAAGACGAGACAGAGGAGATCCTCAAAAGACTTGAGAAGGAAGTTAAAGAAGAAATGGCAAGGGGTGAGTAA
- the rplX gene encoding 50S ribosomal protein L24 has translation MAKKKFKIKAGDKVVVIAGKDKGKVGKVLKVLPEEERVIVEGVRIVKKHLKPSQKYPEGGIIEKEAPIHISNVMLADPKDGKPTRVGIKFENGKKIRYAKRSGATIDEISKPAGR, from the coding sequence ATGGCTAAAAAGAAGTTTAAAATAAAAGCCGGCGATAAAGTAGTTGTTATTGCCGGTAAAGATAAAGGTAAAGTTGGTAAAGTTTTAAAGGTTTTACCTGAAGAGGAAAGAGTAATAGTTGAGGGTGTTAGGATCGTTAAAAAGCACCTTAAACCAAGTCAGAAATATCCTGAAGGTGGAATTATAGAGAAAGAGGCACCTATTCATATAAGTAATGTTATGCTTGCAGATCCAAAAGATGGCAAACCTACAAGGGTAGGAATTAAGTTTGAGAATGGTAAGAAAATCAGATATGCTAAGCGTTCTGGTGCTACCATAGATGAGATCAGCAAACCGGCGGGTCGGTAA
- the rplV gene encoding 50S ribosomal protein L22 codes for MAVENRDYYKEGERGFKTPDEARAIWRKARMSASKVRLVVDLIRGKHIEEALAILANCPRKAAKLVEKVLKSAIANAEQKGLDVDSLVVKKAYVDEGPTMKRVKPRAMGRANMIRRRTCHITVVVGTKESK; via the coding sequence ATGGCTGTTGAGAACAGAGATTACTATAAAGAAGGTGAAAGAGGGTTTAAAACTCCGGATGAGGCAAGAGCTATCTGGAGAAAGGCAAGAATGTCTGCCTCTAAAGTGAGGCTTGTTGTTGATCTTATCAGGGGCAAACATATAGAGGAGGCACTTGCTATCCTTGCCAACTGCCCGAGAAAGGCAGCAAAGCTTGTTGAAAAAGTGCTTAAGAGTGCAATTGCTAATGCAGAGCAAAAAGGCCTTGATGTGGACTCTCTTGTAGTAAAGAAAGCTTATGTTGATGAAGGGCCAACAATGAAGAGAGTTAAACCTCGTGCTATGGGTAGAGCGAATATGATTAGAAGAAGAACCTGCCACATCACAGTGGTGGTAGGTACAAAAGAATCAAAATAA
- the rplE gene encoding 50S ribosomal protein L5 → MDKKYVPRLKEHYKKEVVPALQKKFNYKNVMEIPKIEKIVVNMGVGEAVQNIKALENAMRDLELITGQKPSVRRAKRSEAGFKLRKGMPIGAKVTLRGDRMYDFLDRLISVALPRVRDFKGLSPKSFDGRGNYNFGLTEQVVFPEIDYDKVDAIRGMNITIVTTAETDEEAKALLEAFGFPFRK, encoded by the coding sequence ATGGATAAGAAGTATGTACCTAGATTAAAAGAGCACTACAAAAAGGAAGTTGTTCCTGCGCTGCAGAAGAAGTTTAATTACAAGAATGTAATGGAAATTCCAAAAATAGAGAAGATTGTTGTTAATATGGGTGTTGGTGAGGCTGTTCAGAATATAAAAGCTCTTGAAAATGCTATGAGAGACCTGGAGCTCATTACAGGACAGAAGCCTTCCGTGAGGAGGGCGAAAAGGTCTGAAGCTGGATTTAAACTTCGTAAAGGGATGCCTATCGGTGCTAAAGTGACCCTTAGAGGGGATAGAATGTATGACTTTCTTGATAGGCTTATATCCGTTGCTCTTCCAAGGGTTAGAGACTTTAAAGGATTGTCTCCAAAGTCTTTTGATGGAAGAGGTAATTACAACTTTGGACTAACAGAGCAGGTTGTGTTCCCTGAGATAGATTACGATAAGGTTGACGCTATAAGAGGAATGAATATAACTATTGTTACAACAGCTGAAACTGATGAAGAAGCGAAAGCTTTACTTGAAGCTTTTGGTTTTCCATTCAGGAAATAG
- the rpsS gene encoding 30S ribosomal protein S19: MGRSIKKGPYVNPKILKKVRALNESGEKKVIKVWDRACVIVPEFVGHTFAVYNGQKFIPVYVTEQMIGHRLGEFALTRTFRGHAGQKVAKKK; the protein is encoded by the coding sequence ATGGGACGTTCAATTAAAAAGGGTCCCTATGTGAACCCTAAAATTTTGAAGAAAGTTAGAGCACTTAACGAGTCTGGAGAAAAGAAGGTTATAAAGGTTTGGGATAGAGCCTGTGTTATCGTTCCTGAATTTGTAGGCCATACATTTGCAGTTTACAACGGACAGAAGTTCATTCCGGTATATGTAACTGAGCAGATGATAGGACACAGGCTTGGAGAGTTTGCACTTACCAGGACTTTTAGAGGGCATGCGGGACAAAAGGTTGCCAAGAAGAAGTAA
- the rplP gene encoding 50S ribosomal protein L16 has translation MLMPKRTKFRKQHRGRLKGKSYRGNTLAFGDYGIQALEPGYITTNQIEAARVAITRTMKRGGKVWIRIFPDKPYTKKPLETRMGKGKGNVETWVAPVKPGRIMFEIAGVPEGVAMEALRLAIFKLPIKCRIVKREEA, from the coding sequence ATGTTGATGCCTAAAAGAACCAAATTCAGAAAACAGCATAGAGGAAGACTCAAAGGTAAATCTTATAGAGGAAATACTCTTGCGTTTGGTGATTACGGTATTCAGGCACTTGAGCCAGGATACATTACAACAAACCAGATAGAAGCTGCAAGGGTTGCCATTACGAGAACGATGAAAAGAGGTGGTAAGGTCTGGATAAGGATTTTTCCAGATAAACCTTACACCAAAAAACCTCTTGAAACTCGTATGGGTAAAGGTAAAGGTAATGTTGAAACCTGGGTTGCACCTGTAAAACCTGGAAGAATTATGTTTGAAATAGCAGGTGTTCCTGAAGGTGTTGCTATGGAAGCTTTAAGGCTTGCTATTTTTAAGCTTCCTATTAAATGTAGAATTGTTAAAAGGGAAGAAGCATAA
- the rplN gene encoding 50S ribosomal protein L14, whose translation MIQVQTYLNVADNTGAKKVQCIRVLGGSTRRYASLGDVIVVTVKDAIPNATAKKGEVYRAVVVRTKKEVRRPDGTYIKFDDNAVVILNKQGEPLGTRILGPVAREARQKGFTKIASLAPEVI comes from the coding sequence ATGATTCAGGTTCAAACATATTTAAATGTTGCGGATAACACTGGTGCAAAAAAAGTTCAGTGTATAAGAGTTTTAGGTGGTTCAACAAGACGCTATGCTTCTCTTGGAGATGTTATAGTTGTAACGGTAAAGGATGCTATTCCAAATGCTACGGCTAAAAAGGGAGAAGTTTATAGGGCTGTTGTTGTTAGAACTAAAAAAGAGGTAAGACGTCCAGATGGGACTTATATAAAGTTTGACGATAATGCGGTTGTAATCCTCAATAAACAGGGTGAACCTCTTGGTACACGTATTTTGGGGCCTGTTGCCAGAGAGGCAAGACAAAAAGGATTTACAAAGATAGCTTCACTTGCTCCGGAAGTTATTTAA